The following are from one region of the Aequoribacter fuscus genome:
- a CDS encoding SPOR domain-containing protein: MNDSSNRGLSLNDYVSEGQLFFKPIDKVCFEVALAALCDSHRHVVIVTDDKVIADRYYRYFTTRIAIRENITLDTRAPTGADDVLNRFNTILSASTVESARSADNNDLHHVMAMVDTSNMSDHEWGVLGRLLKNFPGANIRILAFVSESQLDVIDSVLSELDDQVYRWILTTPTPEYLEALLEIGEQYNYQGQTQQMAAAMGYKRKQPKSDLIDELDALDAHLESLQNNHPNETVSSETAPTAPKVENDFDANPNSPLGAIKQSHCIDESQQAPTSDKSANTQILPPDSKAKAPSPRLIWTTGITGVVLILVALFAPWKQAEVAATQVQLSPRTFSVKTLPKVNPPGPEPQNAAAPGISANASNLSSEEATEATERLKMPSQIGEQNRNEARQAGTQEHEPTETNTEWSDDMARILATEITSVSSIQGPRSDDTQLPESVDTKTYFEAAAMAITGSDPILDHENVEATAVETALATETTMSTTPMKVSDSAEQVNLEINSVEANPPRRQPVASSTTNPTDGRLIIQQAPPSTYFIQLGVYANQTQALVFTNTLPRDARAFQARLNKSGREMTTVLSGPFESRVKAEAAAASVLRDTNVWIRDSARVKAELGN; the protein is encoded by the coding sequence ATGAATGATTCTTCAAATAGAGGCTTAAGCCTGAACGACTACGTCAGTGAAGGCCAGCTATTTTTCAAACCAATAGATAAAGTATGCTTTGAAGTAGCGCTGGCGGCGCTATGCGACAGCCATCGTCACGTGGTGATTGTGACTGACGATAAAGTCATAGCAGACCGTTACTACCGCTACTTTACTACCCGCATTGCCATACGCGAAAATATTACGCTGGACACTCGCGCCCCTACTGGCGCAGATGATGTACTGAACCGCTTCAACACGATTTTATCAGCATCGACAGTCGAATCCGCGCGCTCGGCGGACAACAATGACCTGCATCACGTGATGGCCATGGTCGATACATCCAATATGAGCGATCACGAATGGGGCGTATTGGGCCGTCTATTAAAGAATTTTCCAGGCGCCAACATTCGCATTTTAGCCTTCGTCTCCGAGTCGCAGCTAGATGTTATCGATAGCGTCTTAAGTGAGCTCGACGATCAGGTGTATCGATGGATATTAACGACGCCAACGCCCGAATATTTAGAAGCCTTACTGGAAATAGGTGAGCAATATAATTATCAAGGCCAAACCCAGCAGATGGCTGCAGCAATGGGCTATAAGCGCAAGCAGCCCAAATCAGACCTTATCGATGAACTCGACGCACTGGATGCTCATTTAGAGTCGCTACAGAATAATCACCCCAATGAAACTGTTTCAAGCGAGACCGCGCCTACAGCTCCAAAGGTAGAAAATGACTTTGACGCTAACCCAAATTCGCCACTCGGCGCTATTAAGCAGTCTCATTGCATTGACGAAAGCCAGCAGGCGCCCACAAGCGACAAAAGCGCAAACACACAAATTTTGCCTCCAGACAGCAAAGCAAAAGCCCCTTCCCCTCGTTTGATCTGGACCACAGGAATTACCGGTGTCGTCTTGATTTTGGTGGCACTTTTTGCGCCTTGGAAGCAAGCAGAGGTCGCAGCAACACAAGTGCAACTATCGCCTCGTACCTTTAGCGTGAAGACACTGCCTAAAGTCAATCCGCCTGGGCCGGAACCCCAGAATGCTGCTGCGCCAGGCATCAGTGCTAATGCGTCAAATTTAAGCAGCGAGGAGGCTACAGAAGCTACTGAACGCTTGAAGATGCCTTCGCAGATCGGAGAGCAGAATCGCAATGAGGCTCGCCAAGCAGGCACCCAAGAACACGAGCCGACTGAAACAAACACCGAGTGGAGTGACGACATGGCGCGTATTTTGGCAACTGAAATCACTAGCGTTTCTAGCATTCAAGGACCAAGAAGCGACGACACTCAATTGCCTGAGTCAGTGGATACGAAAACCTACTTTGAAGCTGCGGCTATGGCAATTACCGGGTCTGATCCAATTCTTGACCATGAGAATGTAGAGGCAACGGCCGTCGAAACTGCACTTGCAACCGAGACCACAATGTCCACCACCCCAATGAAGGTTAGCGATTCGGCCGAGCAAGTGAACTTAGAGATTAACTCGGTTGAGGCGAACCCACCTCGACGCCAACCGGTGGCTTCAAGTACAACTAACCCAACCGATGGCAGGCTAATTATTCAGCAGGCACCCCCATCCACCTACTTCATTCAACTCGGTGTTTACGCTAATCAAACGCAAGCACTTGTGTTCACAAACACGCTGCCCCGCGACGCACGCGCCTTTCAGGCACGCTTGAACAAATCAGGACGCGAAATGACTACGGTATTAAGCGGCCCCTTCGAATCCAGGGTAAAAGCAGAAGCGGCGGCGGCATCGGTGCTCCGCGACACCAATGTATGGATTAGAGATTCAGCAAGGGTAAAAGCCGAGCTTGGCAACTAA
- a CDS encoding OmpA family protein, with amino-acid sequence MLIRIQGHSDDRPVSFSDKFAPNRDLSSARASSVANHMIINQGLAELRFSVTGFADTEPVDTNETPASRQRNRRVEIIIDN; translated from the coding sequence TTGCTCATACGCATTCAAGGCCACTCAGACGACAGGCCAGTGAGCTTTTCAGATAAGTTTGCGCCTAACCGGGATCTATCCTCAGCGCGGGCGAGCTCAGTAGCCAATCACATGATCATCAATCAAGGTTTAGCCGAATTGCGATTTTCAGTAACAGGTTTTGCTGATACCGAACCGGTTGACACCAACGAAACGCCAGCGAGCCGCCAGCGTAACCGGCGGGTCGAAATCATAATAGATAATTAA
- a CDS encoding tetratricopeptide repeat protein: MSIHNLLEQAVAAQQAGAFSDAVRLYGLVLTEQPTNAVANYNLGVFSVGMEDFETALVLFSNAINANVEEKQYWLSYIDTLLRAGRLEDACRIKEEASARGIIDSE; this comes from the coding sequence ATGTCAATTCACAATTTATTAGAGCAGGCTGTCGCGGCCCAACAAGCTGGAGCCTTCAGTGATGCCGTTCGACTATATGGTTTAGTTTTAACTGAGCAGCCTACAAACGCCGTCGCCAACTATAATTTAGGGGTGTTTTCTGTGGGCATGGAAGATTTTGAGACAGCATTGGTTCTATTCAGTAATGCCATAAATGCGAATGTGGAAGAGAAGCAGTATTGGTTGAGTTATATCGATACACTCTTAAGAGCCGGGCGTCTAGAAGATGCCTGCAGGATTAAAGAGGAAGCTTCAGCCCGAGGAATTATCGATTCTGAGTAA
- a CDS encoding tetratricopeptide repeat protein — MNIPKLLKKAAKVSSNGDLGKATQIYSIILKADPSNCEANYQLGLLAANLGDRQASLLFLKNAIQANAAEEKYWQGFIDTLKEFGQYDDAKKVAEEAKAHLISKQESAVERENDFVRKLVEYYELGNYAQAEHQALLMTQKFPENPFSWKLLGVLVQKSGRLSESLDIHRKAIDLAPEDADVYYNLAVNLADLKRLDDAVSMFKHALSLKPEFSQALTNLGVVLEQLGEVEDAEICFIKAIRISPNEAKIYNNLGIAQHSLGKLLASESNYRIALTLEPQFAEANTNLGNVLRRLGKLTEAAESHCTAIKIAPELAEAHYNLATTLEDLGELEGAIAAYRDALKLRPSYLLAEVAMCHQQQHICDFTAWNSFPEISCQHSDEMGRPSPWINLSWIDNPEKQLALSSAYAKLKFTRPIGSLPQKPARRPERIKVGYFSADFHNFPGMYLMAGLLEHHSRQHFEIYAFSYGPPKHDEMRYRIQSAVDHFVEICDLSDNDVVNLVRGYGIDISIHRNGYTKSSRTELFQYRLSPIQINYLGYPGSLGADFIDYIIADPVVIPENQREHYSEKVIYLPHSYQPNDDKREIAQTDTSRADFGLPENAFVLCCFNNNFKISPREFDIWMRILNRLEKAVLWLLKTNKWTEHNLRKEAKQRGIDPSRIVFAERLPQSEHLARHKHADLFIDTFNCNAHTTASDALWAGLPVVTKQGSQFAARVSASLLNSIGLPELIVNTQEEYEALILELATDTNRLNALKSKLARNRLTKPLFDTRQYTRHFEMGLRQAYDRYFEGEKAEDIWIHADSAQPQ; from the coding sequence TTGAATATTCCTAAGTTATTGAAAAAAGCAGCCAAAGTGTCGAGCAATGGAGATCTAGGAAAGGCCACCCAGATTTATAGCATAATTTTAAAAGCCGACCCTTCGAATTGCGAAGCGAATTACCAGTTAGGCTTGTTAGCGGCAAATCTCGGCGATCGCCAAGCCTCCTTGTTGTTTCTTAAAAATGCCATCCAAGCAAACGCGGCTGAAGAAAAATATTGGCAAGGATTCATTGATACGCTGAAAGAATTCGGGCAGTACGATGACGCGAAAAAAGTCGCGGAAGAAGCCAAGGCTCATCTAATCTCAAAGCAAGAATCAGCAGTAGAGCGAGAGAATGACTTTGTCAGAAAGCTTGTTGAATATTATGAGTTAGGAAACTATGCCCAAGCGGAGCATCAGGCGCTACTAATGACACAAAAATTTCCCGAGAATCCGTTTTCTTGGAAACTGCTTGGCGTGTTGGTTCAAAAATCAGGTAGATTAAGTGAATCTCTCGACATCCACAGAAAGGCTATCGATCTCGCACCTGAAGACGCGGATGTTTATTATAACCTAGCTGTTAACCTCGCAGATCTGAAACGCCTTGACGATGCAGTCTCAATGTTTAAACACGCACTTTCTTTGAAGCCAGAATTTTCCCAGGCGCTTACTAATTTAGGTGTAGTGCTTGAGCAATTAGGGGAGGTTGAAGATGCGGAGATCTGTTTTATAAAAGCAATCAGAATATCTCCAAACGAAGCTAAGATATACAACAATCTGGGGATAGCACAGCATTCTCTGGGTAAACTATTAGCATCTGAATCAAATTATAGGATAGCTTTAACGCTTGAGCCACAATTCGCCGAAGCTAATACCAACCTCGGAAATGTGCTAAGGCGCTTAGGTAAGTTAACAGAGGCTGCAGAAAGTCACTGCACCGCAATAAAAATTGCCCCTGAACTTGCAGAGGCGCACTATAATCTGGCAACGACTTTGGAAGATCTGGGAGAGTTGGAAGGCGCTATTGCCGCTTACAGGGACGCCCTTAAGCTTAGGCCGAGTTACTTACTTGCCGAGGTTGCAATGTGTCATCAACAGCAACATATCTGTGACTTCACGGCTTGGAATAGTTTTCCTGAGATTTCTTGCCAACATTCGGATGAAATGGGCCGTCCTTCACCATGGATTAATTTAAGTTGGATTGATAATCCCGAGAAGCAACTAGCATTATCATCGGCTTATGCGAAGTTAAAATTCACGAGGCCCATTGGATCGCTGCCCCAAAAACCAGCACGTCGACCTGAACGAATTAAAGTCGGTTATTTCAGTGCTGATTTCCATAATTTTCCTGGGATGTATTTAATGGCTGGTTTGCTAGAGCATCACAGTCGACAGCATTTCGAGATCTACGCGTTTTCATATGGCCCACCCAAGCATGATGAAATGCGTTATCGTATACAATCTGCGGTGGATCACTTCGTCGAAATTTGTGACTTATCAGACAATGATGTAGTGAATCTTGTGCGGGGCTATGGGATTGATATATCGATCCATAGGAATGGTTATACTAAGAGCTCTCGAACTGAGTTGTTTCAATACAGACTTTCACCGATTCAAATAAATTATCTAGGTTATCCTGGCTCCCTAGGTGCCGACTTTATTGATTATATTATTGCTGATCCAGTGGTAATTCCTGAAAATCAGCGAGAACATTACTCTGAGAAAGTAATTTATCTACCTCACAGCTACCAACCAAATGACGATAAGCGTGAAATTGCTCAAACTGATACGTCCCGTGCCGATTTTGGTTTACCTGAGAATGCTTTCGTTTTGTGTTGCTTTAATAATAATTTCAAAATCAGCCCGCGGGAATTTGATATTTGGATGCGTATTTTAAACCGTCTTGAAAAGGCTGTATTATGGTTATTAAAGACCAACAAATGGACAGAGCATAATTTAAGAAAGGAGGCAAAGCAACGAGGTATTGATCCCTCCCGTATAGTATTTGCAGAAAGGTTACCGCAGTCAGAACACCTTGCGCGCCACAAGCATGCAGATCTTTTTATTGATACATTTAATTGTAATGCACATACGACAGCAAGTGATGCTTTATGGGCGGGGCTCCCAGTTGTAACGAAGCAAGGCTCACAGTTTGCAGCCCGAGTTTCGGCGAGTTTGCTCAATTCTATCGGGCTTCCAGAGCTGATAGTTAATACTCAAGAAGAATATGAAGCCCTAATATTGGAGCTTGCCACAGATACTAATAGGCTTAACGCGCTCAAATCGAAACTGGCGAGAAACCGACTGACTAAGCCGTTGTTTGATACGAGGCAATATACGCGGCATTTCGAGATGGGCCTGCGACAAGCGTACGATCGGTACTTCGAAGGTGAAAAGGCAGAGGATATTTGGATTCATGCCGACTCGGCACAGCCACAATAA
- a CDS encoding flagellin, which produces MSVINTNVSATLTQNAISKNERAMSSAMEQLSTGKRINSASDDAAGLAIASRMTSQINGLAQAARNANDAISLVQTADGALTEVTSMLQRMRELAVQSASDTNVSADRTALNQEFTELRSEINRIAANTQWNGTNILDGTVGSSGELSFQIGANASQTISVTLDDFQTTSDSQSTTLTANTSTAASGPSATGAAQVSTVVIGGTVTEGDVLTLAAGGASVSYTVTAADVATGSSTAADTVATALSTALGTVSGITKAVSGATITFTASSTSYGSNSFDLQVGDGGLMSGISSSEITSQSLANTAVAALDTAIGLINTERSEMGATINRLQFAADNLLNVKSNAEASRSRIEDTDYASVTTELARTQIIQQAATAMLAQANQIPQTVLALLK; this is translated from the coding sequence ATGTCAGTAATTAATACAAATGTTAGCGCCACCTTGACGCAGAATGCTATTTCGAAGAATGAGCGAGCTATGTCGTCTGCGATGGAGCAGTTATCAACAGGCAAGCGCATTAATAGCGCGAGCGATGATGCCGCGGGGTTGGCTATTGCATCCAGAATGACATCGCAGATAAATGGTTTGGCACAGGCGGCTCGAAATGCCAATGATGCGATATCCCTTGTCCAAACCGCGGATGGGGCGCTTACAGAGGTAACATCAATGTTACAGAGAATGCGCGAGCTCGCAGTTCAAAGCGCGTCAGATACGAACGTGTCTGCGGATCGAACTGCTCTCAATCAGGAATTCACGGAACTTCGAAGCGAAATCAATCGAATCGCCGCAAATACCCAGTGGAACGGTACCAACATTCTCGATGGTACAGTGGGTAGCTCAGGAGAGCTGTCGTTTCAAATTGGAGCTAACGCCTCGCAAACTATTAGTGTCACTCTAGATGACTTTCAGACCACCAGCGATTCTCAGTCAACAACTTTGACCGCAAATACGTCAACGGCTGCCTCGGGTCCCTCAGCTACTGGGGCGGCGCAGGTTAGTACCGTCGTAATTGGTGGCACGGTGACTGAAGGTGACGTTTTGACTTTGGCAGCTGGTGGGGCTTCGGTTTCCTACACCGTGACTGCCGCCGACGTAGCCACTGGATCTAGCACAGCCGCGGATACTGTAGCCACTGCGTTGTCCACAGCGCTTGGTACTGTCAGCGGAATAACCAAAGCTGTGAGTGGTGCCACGATCACATTCACTGCATCATCGACATCCTATGGATCGAATTCATTCGATCTTCAAGTTGGCGATGGTGGTCTGATGTCCGGAATATCCAGTTCTGAAATAACCTCGCAGTCCCTCGCTAATACAGCCGTTGCGGCTCTCGATACTGCGATTGGGCTTATAAATACTGAGAGATCTGAGATGGGGGCGACCATTAACCGTTTGCAATTTGCAGCCGACAACTTGCTTAACGTCAAGAGTAATGCTGAAGCCTCGCGCAGTCGGATCGAGGATACAGATTACGCTTCTGTCACAACAGAGCTGGCTCGGACGCAGATAATCCAGCAAGCAGCTACGGCGATGCTCGCGCAGGCTAACCAAATCCCGCAAACAGTGCTAGCACTTCTCAAGTAG
- a CDS encoding DUF1566 domain-containing protein: MTKSLFALSIASFLLAGCGSQRDLPDCSEAIETRLEPHGFELFDSGYAQNKDSKLFATRCAAGQVFRNYRCTGDSLKMSWDDAVAYAAEVSDKSGEAWRLPNYQEMQSLLVKQCINPAANPFVFPDMEVTNFWTASKGWHQDRFRCAVYSYQGRAFCRHDRELEQPFFLVRDGD, translated from the coding sequence ATGACAAAATCCTTGTTCGCACTCAGTATTGCCTCTTTTCTCCTCGCTGGCTGCGGCAGTCAACGAGACCTTCCCGACTGTAGTGAGGCGATAGAGACTCGGCTAGAGCCTCACGGTTTCGAGCTGTTCGACAGCGGCTATGCTCAAAACAAAGACAGCAAACTTTTTGCCACTCGCTGCGCGGCCGGTCAGGTCTTTCGCAATTATCGCTGCACCGGCGACAGTTTGAAGATGAGTTGGGACGATGCTGTCGCATACGCTGCCGAGGTGTCGGATAAGAGCGGTGAGGCATGGCGACTGCCGAACTACCAAGAAATGCAATCGCTCTTAGTCAAGCAGTGCATCAATCCTGCGGCAAATCCCTTCGTATTTCCCGACATGGAGGTGACCAACTTTTGGACAGCGTCTAAAGGGTGGCATCAGGACAGATTCCGTTGCGCGGTTTACAGCTATCAGGGTCGCGCGTTTTGTCGCCACGACCGAGAATTAGAGCAACCCTTTTTCTTGGTGCGAGATGGGGACTAG
- a CDS encoding MotA/TolQ/ExbB proton channel family protein, translating into MDIATIIGLVGAFGIIYMAISANAAAFVDTASLLIVVAGSIAVVLARCTLSEFLGAIGVLGKAFSRKIENPFELINQLVELATIARKDGMIALEGQDIKNAYMAKAVAMLVDGTDPDIIKSSLERDTAMMKQRHAMGAGVFSAWGEIAPAMGMVGTLAGLVIMLGNMSDPKAIGPAMAIALLTTMYGAILANVICLPMAQKLANASALEAANNELILEGVLFMQSGGNPRVMGDMLASFVAPKMRSKIAAQ; encoded by the coding sequence ATGGATATCGCAACGATTATTGGTCTTGTTGGTGCGTTTGGCATCATTTATATGGCTATTTCCGCGAATGCTGCGGCCTTCGTCGACACCGCATCGCTCTTAATCGTGGTCGCAGGGTCTATTGCTGTGGTGCTAGCACGCTGCACACTCAGCGAGTTCTTGGGCGCGATTGGGGTGTTAGGCAAAGCGTTCTCTCGAAAAATTGAGAATCCGTTTGAGTTGATCAACCAACTGGTAGAACTTGCCACTATCGCTCGAAAAGATGGCATGATTGCCCTTGAAGGACAAGACATCAAAAATGCCTATATGGCAAAAGCGGTTGCTATGCTGGTAGATGGCACGGATCCCGACATCATCAAGTCATCGCTAGAACGCGACACGGCCATGATGAAGCAACGCCATGCCATGGGCGCAGGTGTGTTCTCTGCCTGGGGTGAAATAGCACCCGCCATGGGAATGGTGGGCACATTGGCTGGATTAGTGATCATGCTAGGTAATATGTCAGACCCCAAGGCGATTGGTCCTGCAATGGCCATCGCGCTACTCACCACAATGTATGGTGCGATTCTGGCGAACGTCATCTGTTTGCCTATGGCACAAAAACTGGCCAATGCCTCTGCCCTTGAGGCGGCCAACAACGAGCTGATTCTAGAAGGCGTGCTGTTCATGCAATCTGGCGGCAACCCCAGAGTGATGGGGGATATGCTAGCGTCATTTGTGGCCCCCAAAATGCGATCCAAGATCGCCGCGCAATAA